The nucleotide sequence GGGGCATACTCCATCACACGGCCGCCGTGGTTGGAAACAACAATGCAGTCCGCCCCGGCCGCCACAGCTTCCCTGGCGTCCGCGACCGTCATGATTCCCTTCAGGATAAACTTGCAACCGGCCTTATGGATTTTTTCAACAATCGCGGCCAGTTCCTTGGGGGATTTGGGGCCAACGGGGTGCCCCATCTTGCGCAGGGTAATCAGGCCGGCGGCATCGATATCCATGCCCACTATCTTGCATCCGCTGGCAAAAGAGCGTTCGAGCTTTTCGTCAAGCTCGTCACTCTCCCAGGGTTTGATAAAAGGAATACCGTGCCCCTTGGCCGCAGTTATGGCCGCAAAAGCAGACTGGGTAATTACCGGGGGCACGCCATCGCCGGTGCAGCCGATCACGCCCGCGTCCTTGCAGCCTTGCACCACGGCCTCGACATATTGCTCTTCGGTTACGGCATCATTAAAATTGAACATGCCGCCAATAGGTGCGGCCACTACGGGCATGTCCAGGTTCAGCCCAAGGCAGCTACAGGATGTGTCGGGAGCGCTGGCTGTATGGATGAGGCGCATGTTCAGGGCGATCTCCGCCAAGGCCTTGACGTTGTTTTTAAAGGCAGTGCCGCTGCCCAGCCCGCCCATGCCGGGCACCTCGCCCGCGCACGCTCGACCGTCGCAAATGGGGCAAAGACGGCAAGACCCCCGCATGAGTTCCTTGGCTTTCTGGCGAATATCTTTCATACGAATCTCCATTATAATTAAAAAATACGGTCTGCTTATCTACAATGATAGCAAAAACCGCAATAGCTTACTATCAATACAAACAACATGACTGACAGTTTGTCATTTATAAGAATACGCCCGCTTTACACAAAATGCAACAAAAATACGATGTTCATGATCTTGCGGCACGTAATAATACCATAAAATTCAACAAATACAATAAAATAATAAGCTATAGTGCAAATTTCCCACCAGACTTCGCGCGGCAAGACTCAACGCCGCGCCCAGATGCTGCCGAGAATATGGATGTCTTTGATGATAATAATGTGTAATTTTGTATCGTCTTTTCGCCCACCATGGCCCTGTTGCAATGTATTTTTATGCAACACTGCCGCATGTAAAACACATTGCCCTGCCCCGTCGTGATACAGGCAATCACGCGAAAACTTTACTAAGTGTCAAGGGCATGCCAAACCTGCAACGGACGTTGTTGCCTGTGCCTTGACATTTATTGAATGATTCTGCGCGCTACCCCAAAAATCGGTGGTATTGCTAGGGCAAATATTTCAGGAGTTCACATGGATCAGCAGGAAAATCGAAAAAATGTTCTTCGCCACTTGGGACAACTTGGCGTGGATTACGCAATAACGGAACATCCGGCGGTTTATACCATCGAGGAGATGCTAAACTCGGGTATCAAGCTCATGGGCGAGGTATGCAAAAACCTGTTCATGCGAGATTCCGCTGGCAAACGGCATTTTCTCGTCACCATACCCAACGACAAAAAAGCCCCGCTGAACATCTTGCAGCAAAAACTCGGAACATCCCGACTCAGCTTTGCGTCCGAGAAGCGCCTTGCCAGATACCTTAAGCTGCATAAGGGAGAAGTAACCCCCTTTGGCATTCTCAATGATGAAGGCCGCGATGTTGAGCTGGTATTTGATTCCACGCTTGAGGGCAACCCATGTCTGGGCGTGCACCCCAATGACAACACGGCAACGGTATGGATTTCTTTTGCAGATTTGCACCGAGCGGTTGCCGCACACGGAAACCGTATCCATATGCTCTCTCTGCGCGGGGTAAGGTCACCGATATAAGAGGCGTCAAATCTATTTTTATCCCAGGCAAAAAATCCCTGTATTTCTCCATTTGAGATTTTCACACAAAATCTAACTACCCCTTAGTTTTTTTCGTGCATGTAAGAAGCTGTCATGGCGGGGATTTTTGCTTTCTGGCAAGAAAAAACGGTTTTTTATGCAGGAAGTGTGCTCTTTAGAACTCGACCGGAATAAAAAACCGTTTTGACGCAGCCAGAAACAAAAAGCGCCCCATGCCCCGCTTTCCCGGCGCAAGATGGATTTTGTTCTCAGGCAAGAAAGACAAGGCGACTTTGAGGGAGTGTGCTCTTTAGCACTCGACCGAAAAAGCCGCCGCTGTATGACGCAGCCTGAGGGCAAAAGACGCTTGCGCCCCCTAGTGGGCGGAGCCCCAGTCACGCCCCTGCCCCCAGTCCACAACCAGCGGTACAGACAAAGCCGCGCCCCCCGGCATAACCCCGCTCATAAGCGCCGCCACCCGCTCGCCCGCAGCGGCAGCCGCGTCCGTGGGCACTTCCAGCAGCAGCTCGTCGTGCACCTGCAAAAGCAACCGCGCATCAAGCCGCTTCAACTCTGCATCATGGGCCACAGCCAGCATGGCAAGCTTGATGATGTCGGCGGCTGATCCCTGAATAACAGTATTGATAGCCTGCCGCCGCGCCAGGGCATAGTTCTGGCCGTTGGCGGAATGGATGTCGGGCAACAGGCGCCGCCGCCCGCCAAGGGTCGTCACATAGCCCTGCCGTTTGGCAACGGCCTCGACTTCTTCATAAAATTCCTTGAGGCCGGTGAGGCGCTCAAAGTAGCGGGCAATGAATTCCTTGGCCTCGTTGGAGCTGATTTTCAGCTCCTGCGCCAGTTTTTGCGCGCCCATGCCGTAGATAAGACCAAAATTGATGGTCTTTGCATTGCGCCGCTGGTCAGGGCTTACCTCGCCTGGCGGCAGGTCGTACACCAGTGCCGCCGTGCGGGCGTGGATGTCCTCGCCGTTGCGAAAGGCCTCAAGCAGCGCGGCGTCCTGCGACATATGGGCCAGCACGCGCAGCTCAACCTGCGAATAGTCGGCGGAAACCAGCAGATTTTGCGGCCCGGCGATAAAACACGAACGCATGCGCTTGCCCAGCGGCCCGCGCACGGGGATGTTCTGCAGGTTGGGGTTGCTGGACGAAAGCCGCCCCGTGGCCGTGGCCTTCTGGTTAAAGGTCGTATGGATGCGCCCGCGAGAATCCACAAGGCGCGGCAGCGGGTCCAGGTAGGTGGAGCGCATTTTTTCCAGCTTGCGAAACTGCAGGATGCTCTCGACCACAGGGTGCTGCCCCGCCAGCTTTTCCAGTGTTTCCTGACTGGTGGAGGCCTGCCCGCCACGGGTTTTGCGCGGCGAGGGCAGCTTGAGGGCGTTAAAAAGCACCTCGCCGAGCTGCTGCGCCGAGCGGATGTTGAAGGTGGTTCCCACTGCGGCAAAAACTTCTTGCGTGAGACGGTCAATCTCGCTCTGCACGTCTAAAAGAAAAGTCTGAAAAGCTGCAGCGTCAATGCCCACGCCGCGCGCTTCCATCTGGGCCAGCACGGGCGTGAGCGGCAGCTCAAGCGCCCGGTAGAGTTCAAGCAGGCCATCGGCCTCCAGCCGCTGCTCCATAACGGCAGCCATGCGCAGAGCCATGCTGGCCGGGCCGTTGCCGCCCTGCCCTTCACGCAGGGGCGCGCCCCAGCGCACCGCCAGCCGGGGCCAGCCGTAGTCGCTTTCCTCGGGGTTGATGAGGTAGGCTGCCAGACCAAGATCAAAGAAAAAGGGAGGCGTGGCTTCGGTTGGCAGCTTGCACCAGCAGGCGGCGGCAATCAGCTGCGCCTTGAGGTCAGCCGTCACCAGTCGCTGCGCCCCGGCAAGCCAGGTGCACAAATCGTCTGTGGAGCCGCCCCAGCGAAAATCGTCGCTGCCAGCCACGCCCACATGCGGGGGCTTGCCCTGCCCGCCGGGCCAGACCACCGCCACCTCGCGCCCGGCGCAGGAGGGCAACAGCCCGGATTGGCCTATGAGCGGCGCTTCCGGCTCGTCGGCCACATCAAGCAGGCTCATCTGAGGGCCAGCTCCGGCTGAAGGGCGCGGCTTCGCAACGGCCTTGTCCGCTGAGACGTCCAGCAGGCCCTGCTGGGCGGGACGCGACACAGCAGACTGCAACGCAAAATCGTTGGGTGATGCCGCACCAGCGGGTACAGCGCCTCCTGTCGGGCTGGCAGTGCTGCCCGCGCGCTGCGGGGCGGCCTCGGCCATCGCAGGGGCGCGGTGTTGCAGGCGGGCCAGAGCAGCCATGTCGCGCCGCAGGGCGTGCAGCTCAAATTCGTCAGCCATGGCCGCGCACTGGGCTTCGTCCAGCGGGGCTACGGTCATGTCGTCAATGGTCAGCTCCGTGCAGGTGTCGAGCGAGAGCGACGTAAGCTGCCGCCACAAAAACATGTTTTCAAGGTGATCGCGCAGCTTGTCCTGAATTTTTGGCGACAGCAGCGCAAAATGATCGCGGATATCCTCAAGCGTGGGACAGATTTCAAAAATCTTCTGCGCCGTCTTGGGGCCGATGCCCGGCACGCCGGGAATATTATCGCTCGTGTCGCCCACAAGGGCCTGCACATCGGCCCACTGGTCGGGGCGCAGGCCGCTCTCTGCCGTAAAATCGGCGGCTGAGAGCAGTTTTTCTTCCTTGGAGGCAGGGTCCCACATGTAGACGTTGGGGCCAAGGCACTGCTTGAGGTCTTTGTCGCCGCTCACGATAATCACGGGCCTCTGGGCCGAAAACCGCGCCGCCAGCGAGGCAATGCAATCGTCGGCCTCGCAGCCGTCCGAAATTTCCACGGGTATGCCCAGCGCCTTTACCATGCGCACAATGGGTTCCATCTGCCGCACCAGATCTTCAGGCGTGGCGTCGCGGTTGGCCTTGTACAGCGGAAACAGGTCGTGCCGAAAATTTTTGCCCTTGCCGTCTTTGACAAACAAAAAAAGACCGGGGCGCTCGTCGCGCAAAATGCGCAACAGCACGCGGGTTACCACCACCAGCGCGTTGGTGGGAAACCCGTCGGAACGCTGCATGTTTTTGTTGGCAAAAAACCCGCGGTAGATAAAGGCGGAGCCGTCCATAAGAAAAAGCGGCTCGGCAGACAGATTGAGGCGTTGTTTCAGCGACATGATTGCCCGGTGGTTTGGGTTTTCAAAAGATTGCAAGACGGTGCGCAGGCATGGACGCTTGCGAAGAATTTGCGCTACGCGTATAGTATAGTGATGGAAACAAGTCCGCAAGTGACCGTATCTGTTCAGGGGCCGCTGTTGCGCGTGTGCGTTGGCGGGCGCTGGAATATGGACGAACCCTGGCCCAGGGAGGCAGCCGCCGCCCTGTCCCAGACCGCCGACCAGCGCATCCGCGAAGTGTGCCTTGCCAGCGAGGCCCTTGGGCAGTGGGACAGCACACTGCTTGTCTTTGTGGTACAGATGGTCAAAGCGGCTCGCGTCCGCAATCTCACGTTGCGCACCGAGCTGCCCGAAGGACTTGAGCGCCTCATCAAGCTGGCCTTTGCCGTACCCGCCAAGGAGGGCTCGGCCCGCAGCAAGAGCACGGCGGGCTTTGTGACCCGCGTGGGCGAGAGCGTGCTGGCATTGCCGCCCAAGCTTTATGATTTTCTTAATTTTCTTGGCGAAGTGGTGCTTTCCATCTGGCGGCTGTTTTTGGGCCGGGCCAAGATGCGCCCCATGGACCTGTTTGCGGCCATGCACGAATGCGGGGTGGCAGCCCTGCCCATCATATCGCTGACCAGCCTGCTGTTTGGCCTTATTCTGGCCTTTGTGGGCGCTGTGCAGCTTACCCAGTTTGGCGCGCAGATATACGTTGCCGGGCTGGTGGGCATAGGCATGCTGCGAGTCATGGGTGCCATCATGGTCGGCGTTGTCATGTCGGGCAGGGTGGGCGCGGCCTACGCCGCCCTTATCGGAACCATGCAGGTGAATGAAGAGGTAGACGCCCTCTCCACGCTTGGCATTTCTCCCCACGATTTTCTGGTATTGCCGAGGGTGCTGGCCCTCATGGCCATGATCCCCCTGCTGACCCTGTATGCAGACCTGATGGGCATTATTGGCGGTTTTTTGGTGGGCACGGCCATGCTGCACCTCAACCCGCTGGAATACGTCAACGCCACCATCCAGATGGTTCCGTTCAAGCATGTGATTATCGGTCTTGTGTACGGAACGGTTTTTGGCGCCATTGTGGCCGTGGCCGGGTGCTATCAGGGCATACGCTGCGGGCGCAGCGCCCAGGCCGTGGGCCAGGCCACCACCACCGCGGTGGTGCAGGCCATTGTGGGCATTATTGTGGCCACAGCCATCATCACCATCATCTGCAACGTGCTGGAAGTGTAACATGCCCGACGCCGCGCGACCTTCCATCGACCTTTCCCGCCTGAGCGCCGCCGAGGGAGCCCTTGCGGATGACGGCATACGCATACGGGTGCGCGACCTCACGGTGGGCTTTGGCTCGTTTGTGCTCATGCGCAACGTGTCGTTTGACGTGCGCGTGGGCGACATTTTTATGGTCATGGGCGGCTCCGGCTGCGGCAAAAGCACGCTGCTGCGCGTGCTCATGGGCCTCAAGGAACCACAACAGGGAAGCATCGCCTATAACGGCGAAGACTTCTGGAACGGTACGGAAGAAAGCCGCCGCCGCATCATGCGCAGCACAGGCGTGCTGTTTCAGGGAGGCGCGCTGTGGAGTTCCATGACCCTGGCGGAAAACGTGGGGCTGCCCCTGCAGCAGTACACTGACCTGTCTGAAGATGAAATCAGGGAGCAGGCTTCGCTCAAGCTGGCGTTGGCGGGTCTGGCCGGTTTTGAAGACTATTACCCCTCGGAGATCAGCGGCGGCATGCGCAAACGCGCGGGTCTGGCGCGCGCGCTGGCCCTTGACCCGCAGATACTCTTTCTGGACGAGCCCTCCGCGGGGCTTGACCCCGTAAGCTCGCGCCTGCTGGACGACCTTATCCTCGAGCTGCGCGACAGCCTGGGCACGACCTTTGTCATTGTTTCGCACGAGCTGTCGAGCATTTTTACCATTGCCCGCAACAGCATTTTTCTTGATGCGCAAAGCAGAACAGTCACCGCCAGCGGCAACCCCAGCGAGATGGCAAAGAACCCCTCCACCGACCAGAGCGCCATGCTCTTTTTGACCAGAGGCGGCATGCGCGGGCATACTGAAGCGCAGGCCGACGACGCGCAGGCGTCAACGTCACACAAGGAACAAGCCCGATGAACTCGCAATCATACAAGACGACTGTTGGCGCTTTTGTGCTGGGGGGCCTTGCCCTGCTGGTCATGGGCATCATCCTGCTGGGCGGAGGTCGCCTTTTCAGCAATGACCTTGAATACGTCATGTACTTTGACGGCTCGGTCAGCGGGCTTTCTACCGGCGCGCCGGTGGTGTTCAGGGGCGTGCCCATGGGCAGCGTTACGCGCATCAACCTGGTGGCCAATTCGCGCGACTCCAACGTGACCATCCCCGTTTACGTGCGCATCGACGAGCGCAGCTTTGTCCGCGCCAGCGGCACGGCCACGCCTTCGGAATCTTTTCAGCAGGAGATCATCCGCCGCATGGTGCAGCGGGGCCTGCGGGCGCGCCTGCAGCTGCAAAGCCTCATCACCGGCCAGTACCGCGTGGAGCTTGATTTCTATCCGTCCACGGCGGCCAACTTCCGCTCCGCTACGCCGGACATGGAAATTCCCACCATCCCCTCGCCCATCGACACGCTGCAGAGCACGCTTTCGCAGATGCCGCTTGAGCAGATGGTCAACTCACTAAGCGCCGTGCTGCAAAACCTGGCTCTGGGCCTGAGCGACGACAAACTTGGCAGGGCGCTCACGGCATTTACCGAAACCTTTCAGGAGGCCCACGGCATTCTGCACGCTGGCTCCATACGCAATAATACGGAGCAGGTTCTCAACAACCTGAGTTCTGCCAGCGACTCGGTGCAAAAAGAGCTGCCCGCCACCATGATCGCCTTCCGCGAGGGCATGCAGAGCATGGCCGTCGCGGCGGATCAGCTGCGCGTGGCCACGGCCTCGGCCCAGGGCATACTGGGGCGCGATTCGCCCACCATGAACGACCTGCGCCGTCTTCTCAAGGAAAGCACCGATGCCATGCGCGCCATGCGTGCCCTGGCCGAAACGCTTGAACGCAATCCCGAAGCGCTGCTCCGGGGTAAGCAAGGAACACGCTGATGCAACGCAATATCCTTATACTCTCGCTTGTGCTGCTTGCGCTTTTGAGCGGCTGCGGACGCAGCGCGCCCACGCGCTACTTCCTGCTAGAAAGCGCGCTCGACCCGGTCAAGGCCGACAGCCTGCCCAGCAAAAATCTGCGGGTGGCGCAGGTTACCGTACCGGATTATCTGGACCGCAACAGTATTGTCAGCCGCGTGAACGGACAGACCGAGCTGGTAGTCTCGCAGTTTCACGCCTGGGCCGAGCCTGTGGCGCACGGCGTACGCCGGGTGGTGCAGGAGGTGCTTACCCCTCCCATGCTTGCGGCCGGGTTTAATGTGCTGGCGGCAGGCGACGACACCAGGGCGGACTATGTGCTGCTGATCGACTTGCAGCGCCTGGACGGCAACTTTGACTCCTGCGCCGTGCTTGAAGCGCGCTGGACGCTTAAAAACCGTCACGACGACGTGATCGCCCGCGGCATCTATGCAGACGCAGAAGCGGTAAACGGCAAAACCTACGACACGCTCACCGCAGCGGAAAGCCGCATGGTGCGTCGCATGGCGGAGCATCTGGGCAACCGACTGCCGGAACTGACACGGAGCAAACCATGACCAGGGCCGAGGATGCAGACGACCCCGCGCGGGAGCAACGGTGCAACAAAATTCTGCTGGTGGACGATGCGCCGGAAAACCTGCGTATCCTCAGCGAATGCCTGCGCGACAAATACACCATCATGTTTGCCAAAAACGGGCCGGACGCCCTGCGGCTGGCCCGATACCAGCCGCCGCCGGACCTCATCCTTCTGGACGTGATCATGCCCGGCATGGACGGCTATGAAGTGTGCAGAAAATTGCGGGACGAAACGCAGACGCGCGATATCCCCATTATGTTCATCACCGCCCAGAATGAAGAAACAGACGAAGCCAAGGGCCTCTCGCTGGGCGCGCAAGACTACATCACCAAACCCTTCCGCTCGTCCCTTGTACGCAACCGCGTAGCCAACCAGCTCAAATACAAACGCTATCGCGACCACCTCAACGACATGGTGTTCGAGCGCACGCACCAGCTGGCCCTCACCCAGGAGGCCACCATTCACGCCATGGCCAGCCTGGCCGAATGGCGCGACACCGAAACCGGCGCCCACATCAAACGCACGCAAAATTATGTAAAGACCCTGGCCCTCTACATTTCCCAGCTGCCCCAGTACAGGGACGAGCTGGACCTGGACTCCATCTCGTGGCTTTACCTCTCCGCCCCGCTGCACGACGTGGGCAAGGTGGCCATTGCCGATACCGTGCTGCACAAGCCCGGCCCCCTCACCGACGAGGAGTACGAGGCCATGAAGGAGCACACCACCCACGGACGCGCCGTGCTGGCCTCGGCAGACAAATTTTTGGGCGAAAACTCCTTTTTGCGCATCGCCAGCGACATTGCCTATTGCCACCATGAGCGATGGGACGGCAAGGGCTACCCGCGCGGGCTGTCGGGCAGGGAAATCCCGCTTTCGGCACGCCTCATGAGCGTGGCCGACGTTTACGACGCGCTGCGCAGCAAACGCGTGTATAAACCCTCCATGCCGCACGAGACAGCCGTGCGCATCATTGTGGATGGCCGGGGAACCCAGTTTGACCCGGACATTGTGGACGCCTTTGTCGCCCTGCAGGAAGACTTTCGCAATATCGCCAGCAAGTATTCCGACATGTAGGGCGCCGGCGGCTGCGCGCGCAACCGCCGCACCCAGCCGGGGCTACCGCCCCTCATGCTCGGCAAACACGTCCCTTGCGGCAAAAAGCCCGTTGAGCGCAGCGGGAAAACCCGCGTACACGGCCATCTGCATGATGACCTCCATGATTTCCTGCCGCGTGCAGCCCACATGCAGGGCGGCGGCAATATGCACGCGCAACTGCGGCGCGGCATTGCCCATGGCAGTCAGGGCCGCCACCACGGCTATTTCACGGCTTTTCAGATCCAGCCCTGACCGAGAGTAAATATCGCCAAAAGGAAACTCCACAAGATACCGTGCAAAATCCGGGCTGATGGCCCGCACGCTTTCAAGCACCTCTTCTCCGCCCCTTCCGTCCACACGTTCCAGCATGGCAAGCCCTGCGGCATAACGATCATTCTGCATAAAAATCTCCTTTAAGGCCGCTGCACCACGGCCACTGGCGAATATGTATGCCGTTGCGCGGGCTTTGCCTCTTGCTGATTTGGTGATACCTTTAAGGTATGGCAAACGATGTATTTGATACGCCGGACTGGCGGCTGCTGCGCTATTTTTCGATAGTTGCCCAAGAGGGCAGCATGCGCCGCGCCGCAGACAGGCTGTTTATGACCCAGCCGCCCCTGAGCCGCCACATGCAGCGTCTGGAAGAGATGCTGGGCGTCACCCTGTTTACGCGGCACAGCAAGGGACTGTCGCTGACCGCCGAAGGGCTGGCAGTGCTGCGCATAGCGCGCCCCGTGCTGGAGGCGCAGGACGCGGCGGCTGACCGCCTGCGCAATCTCGGACGCAGCGATGCGGCAAAAGCGGACAAGACGCTGACCGTCGGCCTGACGACCGCTTTTGAACAGGGAGTTTTTTTGCGCTTTATCCAGCATGTGGAAACGCACTGGAGCGGCGCAACGCGCTTTGTGCGGCAGTCGTCCCCCCGGTTGGCGCGGGACGTACGCCGGGGTAAACTGGATGCCGCCCTGGTGGCCCTACCCCTTGACCATGCGGGCATACGGCTTTGCCCCCTGCCCTATGCCGAACCCCTGCTCGCAGTTTTGCCCGGCTGCCGCCACGACGCACCAGCCATGGCCCGCCCGGAGCAGGAACGTCTCTCCCTGCAAGGCCTCAACGACAGGCCTCTTTTTTGGTTCAGGCGCGAGAGCAACCCCGCCTTTTTTGACCACATGCGCGGCGTATTTGCACAGGTGGGGTTTGCGCCC is from Desulfovibrio desulfuricans and encodes:
- a CDS encoding alpha-hydroxy-acid oxidizing protein, with product MKDIRQKAKELMRGSCRLCPICDGRACAGEVPGMGGLGSGTAFKNNVKALAEIALNMRLIHTASAPDTSCSCLGLNLDMPVVAAPIGGMFNFNDAVTEEQYVEAVVQGCKDAGVIGCTGDGVPPVITQSAFAAITAAKGHGIPFIKPWESDELDEKLERSFASGCKIVGMDIDAAGLITLRKMGHPVGPKSPKELAAIVEKIHKAGCKFILKGIMTVADAREAVAAGADCIVVSNHGGRVMEYAPGTARVLPAIAKAVKGQITIMADGGVRSGADVFKMLALGADLVGIGRPIVWAAIGGGAAGVSKYIAQLKGELVQTMVLTGCKDIAAINEDVIFA
- a CDS encoding prolyl-tRNA synthetase associated domain-containing protein, coding for MDQQENRKNVLRHLGQLGVDYAITEHPAVYTIEEMLNSGIKLMGEVCKNLFMRDSAGKRHFLVTIPNDKKAPLNILQQKLGTSRLSFASEKRLARYLKLHKGEVTPFGILNDEGRDVELVFDSTLEGNPCLGVHPNDNTATVWISFADLHRAVAAHGNRIHMLSLRGVRSPI
- the polA gene encoding DNA polymerase I → MSLKQRLNLSAEPLFLMDGSAFIYRGFFANKNMQRSDGFPTNALVVVTRVLLRILRDERPGLFLFVKDGKGKNFRHDLFPLYKANRDATPEDLVRQMEPIVRMVKALGIPVEISDGCEADDCIASLAARFSAQRPVIIVSGDKDLKQCLGPNVYMWDPASKEEKLLSAADFTAESGLRPDQWADVQALVGDTSDNIPGVPGIGPKTAQKIFEICPTLEDIRDHFALLSPKIQDKLRDHLENMFLWRQLTSLSLDTCTELTIDDMTVAPLDEAQCAAMADEFELHALRRDMAALARLQHRAPAMAEAAPQRAGSTASPTGGAVPAGAASPNDFALQSAVSRPAQQGLLDVSADKAVAKPRPSAGAGPQMSLLDVADEPEAPLIGQSGLLPSCAGREVAVVWPGGQGKPPHVGVAGSDDFRWGGSTDDLCTWLAGAQRLVTADLKAQLIAAACWCKLPTEATPPFFFDLGLAAYLINPEESDYGWPRLAVRWGAPLREGQGGNGPASMALRMAAVMEQRLEADGLLELYRALELPLTPVLAQMEARGVGIDAAAFQTFLLDVQSEIDRLTQEVFAAVGTTFNIRSAQQLGEVLFNALKLPSPRKTRGGQASTSQETLEKLAGQHPVVESILQFRKLEKMRSTYLDPLPRLVDSRGRIHTTFNQKATATGRLSSSNPNLQNIPVRGPLGKRMRSCFIAGPQNLLVSADYSQVELRVLAHMSQDAALLEAFRNGEDIHARTAALVYDLPPGEVSPDQRRNAKTINFGLIYGMGAQKLAQELKISSNEAKEFIARYFERLTGLKEFYEEVEAVAKRQGYVTTLGGRRRLLPDIHSANGQNYALARRQAINTVIQGSAADIIKLAMLAVAHDAELKRLDARLLLQVHDELLLEVPTDAAAAAGERVAALMSGVMPGGAALSVPLVVDWGQGRDWGSAH
- a CDS encoding MlaE family ABC transporter permease produces the protein MTVSVQGPLLRVCVGGRWNMDEPWPREAAAALSQTADQRIREVCLASEALGQWDSTLLVFVVQMVKAARVRNLTLRTELPEGLERLIKLAFAVPAKEGSARSKSTAGFVTRVGESVLALPPKLYDFLNFLGEVVLSIWRLFLGRAKMRPMDLFAAMHECGVAALPIISLTSLLFGLILAFVGAVQLTQFGAQIYVAGLVGIGMLRVMGAIMVGVVMSGRVGAAYAALIGTMQVNEEVDALSTLGISPHDFLVLPRVLALMAMIPLLTLYADLMGIIGGFLVGTAMLHLNPLEYVNATIQMVPFKHVIIGLVYGTVFGAIVAVAGCYQGIRCGRSAQAVGQATTTAVVQAIVGIIVATAIITIICNVLEV
- a CDS encoding ABC transporter ATP-binding protein, whose translation is MRNVSFDVRVGDIFMVMGGSGCGKSTLLRVLMGLKEPQQGSIAYNGEDFWNGTEESRRRIMRSTGVLFQGGALWSSMTLAENVGLPLQQYTDLSEDEIREQASLKLALAGLAGFEDYYPSEISGGMRKRAGLARALALDPQILFLDEPSAGLDPVSSRLLDDLILELRDSLGTTFVIVSHELSSIFTIARNSIFLDAQSRTVTASGNPSEMAKNPSTDQSAMLFLTRGGMRGHTEAQADDAQASTSHKEQAR
- a CDS encoding MlaD family protein: MNSQSYKTTVGAFVLGGLALLVMGIILLGGGRLFSNDLEYVMYFDGSVSGLSTGAPVVFRGVPMGSVTRINLVANSRDSNVTIPVYVRIDERSFVRASGTATPSESFQQEIIRRMVQRGLRARLQLQSLITGQYRVELDFYPSTAANFRSATPDMEIPTIPSPIDTLQSTLSQMPLEQMVNSLSAVLQNLALGLSDDKLGRALTAFTETFQEAHGILHAGSIRNNTEQVLNNLSSASDSVQKELPATMIAFREGMQSMAVAADQLRVATASAQGILGRDSPTMNDLRRLLKESTDAMRAMRALAETLERNPEALLRGKQGTR
- a CDS encoding PqiC family protein, producing MQRNILILSLVLLALLSGCGRSAPTRYFLLESALDPVKADSLPSKNLRVAQVTVPDYLDRNSIVSRVNGQTELVVSQFHAWAEPVAHGVRRVVQEVLTPPMLAAGFNVLAAGDDTRADYVLLIDLQRLDGNFDSCAVLEARWTLKNRHDDVIARGIYADAEAVNGKTYDTLTAAESRMVRRMAEHLGNRLPELTRSKP
- a CDS encoding HD domain-containing phosphohydrolase, translating into MTRAEDADDPAREQRCNKILLVDDAPENLRILSECLRDKYTIMFAKNGPDALRLARYQPPPDLILLDVIMPGMDGYEVCRKLRDETQTRDIPIMFITAQNEETDEAKGLSLGAQDYITKPFRSSLVRNRVANQLKYKRYRDHLNDMVFERTHQLALTQEATIHAMASLAEWRDTETGAHIKRTQNYVKTLALYISQLPQYRDELDLDSISWLYLSAPLHDVGKVAIADTVLHKPGPLTDEEYEAMKEHTTHGRAVLASADKFLGENSFLRIASDIAYCHHERWDGKGYPRGLSGREIPLSARLMSVADVYDALRSKRVYKPSMPHETAVRIIVDGRGTQFDPDIVDAFVALQEDFRNIASKYSDM
- a CDS encoding carboxymuconolactone decarboxylase family protein, with the translated sequence MQNDRYAAGLAMLERVDGRGGEEVLESVRAISPDFARYLVEFPFGDIYSRSGLDLKSREIAVVAALTAMGNAAPQLRVHIAAALHVGCTRQEIMEVIMQMAVYAGFPAALNGLFAARDVFAEHEGR
- a CDS encoding LysR family transcriptional regulator, whose amino-acid sequence is MANDVFDTPDWRLLRYFSIVAQEGSMRRAADRLFMTQPPLSRHMQRLEEMLGVTLFTRHSKGLSLTAEGLAVLRIARPVLEAQDAAADRLRNLGRSDAAKADKTLTVGLTTAFEQGVFLRFIQHVETHWSGATRFVRQSSPRLARDVRRGKLDAALVALPLDHAGIRLCPLPYAEPLLAVLPGCRHDAPAMARPEQERLSLQGLNDRPLFWFRRESNPAFFDHMRGVFAQVGFAPAHLEEPEEYDVLLARIAQGEGMGLLPRSFSAIGREGVEFCPLAEAGLLQLRLGLALPLRDGGNGAAADAALGQDAAPPAERMLADAARCLG